The proteins below are encoded in one region of Acetoanaerobium noterae:
- a CDS encoding Asp23/Gls24 family envelope stress response protein has protein sequence MAGILANEKGNVYIDKEVVAKIASQAAMECYGLVGMASKNKSTGIVELLQGPNGSKGVQVDIAEETVSIELFVIIQYGTKISVVADNIIDRVKYYVENQTGLKVSKIDINVQGVRVQK, from the coding sequence ATGGCAGGTATCTTAGCAAATGAAAAAGGAAATGTATATATAGATAAAGAAGTAGTTGCTAAAATAGCAAGTCAAGCGGCAATGGAATGTTATGGTCTTGTTGGAATGGCATCAAAAAACAAATCTACAGGAATTGTAGAGCTTCTCCAAGGTCCAAATGGAAGTAAGGGAGTACAGGTTGACATTGCAGAGGAAACTGTTAGTATTGAGCTCTTTGTCATTATTCAATATGGAACTAAGATATCAGTAGTTGCAGACAATATAATCGATAGAGTTAAATATTATGTAGAAAATCAAACTGGACTTAAGGTAAGTAAAATCGATATCAATGTCCAGGGCGTAAGAGTTCAAAAGTAA
- a CDS encoding Stp1/IreP family PP2C-type Ser/Thr phosphatase yields MDFSFITDCGMKRPTNEDYCHAETLIIQGEETGFFAVADGMGGHNKGEVASKMAIDKLRTYVFRHLEDNAEGVGDLKIMLSRAFYETNKLVYEKANKEEQFAGMGTTLIAAIINSNNLIVANVGDSRAYVFREDTLHQLTVDNSYVQELVKQGVIKPEDARTHPQKNVITRAVGTDKSVRVDFYQKELQKKDVVILCSDGLTNMVDDSEIQNILRTCINPQNCCDSLVELANKKGGKDNITIVCVIL; encoded by the coding sequence TTGGATTTTTCTTTTATAACTGACTGTGGAATGAAAAGACCTACTAACGAAGATTATTGTCATGCAGAAACTCTTATAATCCAAGGTGAGGAGACTGGTTTTTTTGCTGTGGCTGATGGAATGGGTGGCCATAACAAGGGGGAAGTAGCCAGTAAAATGGCTATTGATAAATTAAGAACCTATGTTTTTAGACATTTAGAAGATAATGCCGAGGGCGTAGGAGATTTAAAAATAATGCTATCAAGAGCTTTTTATGAAACAAACAAGCTCGTTTATGAAAAGGCCAATAAAGAAGAACAATTTGCTGGTATGGGAACTACCCTAATAGCAGCTATTATAAATTCAAATAACTTAATTGTAGCTAATGTTGGAGATAGTAGGGCTTATGTGTTTAGAGAGGATACCTTGCATCAGCTCACTGTTGACAATTCATATGTACAGGAGCTGGTTAAGCAAGGAGTTATAAAGCCTGAAGATGCAAGAACTCATCCTCAAAAAAATGTAATCACTAGAGCTGTAGGGACCGACAAAAGTGTAAGAGTAGATTTTTATCAGAAAGAGCTTCAAAAAAAAGATGTGGTTATCCTATGCAGTGATGGACTAACCAATATGGTAGATGATTCTGAGATTCAAAATATATTAAGAACCTGCATCAATCCACAAAATTGTTGTGACAGTCTTGTGGAATTAGCTAATAAAAAAGGTGGAAAAGATAATATAACAATCGTTTGTGTTATCCTATAA
- the fmt gene encoding methionyl-tRNA formyltransferase, with protein MKAIFMGTPEFAIPSFEALYESDFEIALVVTQPDRPKGRGKKLSSPPVKLVALEHNIEVFQPERIKDSEAIEKIKQVKPDLIIVVAFGQILPKEILELPKYGCINVHASLLPKYRGAAPINFAIINGEKKTGVTTMYMEEGLDTGDMLLKNEVEITPEDTASTLHDKLAIAGKKTLADTLKAIINAELAPEKQDDSISNYAPIMTKELGKINWDRSAEAISNLVRGTDPWPSAYTLYDSAVLKLFAPVVLDKQSKEKPGTIIAVSSEGIDIASADYIVRIKEIQISGKKRMPVGEFLKGNVLEIGKVLGYE; from the coding sequence ATGAAAGCTATATTTATGGGAACACCTGAATTTGCGATTCCATCCTTTGAAGCATTATATGAAAGTGATTTTGAAATAGCTTTAGTAGTTACTCAGCCAGATAGACCAAAAGGTAGAGGCAAAAAGCTTTCATCTCCACCAGTAAAATTAGTTGCTCTAGAGCATAATATAGAGGTGTTTCAGCCAGAGCGAATTAAAGACAGCGAGGCTATTGAAAAGATAAAGCAAGTAAAGCCTGACCTCATAATTGTTGTTGCTTTTGGTCAGATTCTTCCCAAAGAAATTTTAGAGCTTCCTAAATATGGGTGTATAAATGTACATGCTTCTTTACTTCCTAAATATAGAGGAGCAGCTCCGATTAATTTTGCTATAATTAATGGAGAGAAAAAAACAGGTGTGACTACCATGTATATGGAAGAAGGCCTAGATACGGGAGATATGCTTTTAAAAAATGAGGTTGAAATTACACCTGAGGATACAGCCTCTACACTTCATGATAAGCTTGCAATTGCTGGAAAGAAAACTTTAGCAGATACTTTAAAGGCTATAATAAATGCAGAGCTGGCACCTGAAAAACAGGATGATTCTATTTCAAACTATGCACCTATAATGACAAAAGAGCTAGGGAAAATAAATTGGGATAGGTCAGCAGAAGCAATATCTAATTTGGTTAGAGGGACTGATCCTTGGCCATCAGCCTACACGCTTTATGATAGTGCAGTACTTAAACTCTTTGCTCCAGTTGTTTTAGATAAGCAATCTAAAGAAAAACCTGGAACAATAATAGCTGTGTCGAGCGAGGGCATTGATATAGCATCTGCTGATTATATTGTAAGGATAAAAGAAATACAAATTAGTGGTAAAAAAAGAATGCCAGTAGGTGAATTTCTAAAAGGGAATGTATTAGAAATAGGAAAGGTACTTGGCTATGAGTAA
- the rsgA gene encoding ribosome small subunit-dependent GTPase A → METGRIIKGLSSFYYVKNYEDNEVYECRARGIFRKDSISPVIGDVVEMTVVDPVTKKGMIESVKERSSYLFRPPIANVTKALLIFAVKSPEPNLSLIDRFIVLAERERLDITICFNKVDLDTEGKYEDYVKIYERAGYKVISASVKHDLDFQKIKDEFKDNITVIAGPSGVGKSSLLNKIDPKLNLKTSQISEKLQRGRHTTRYAQLIELEENALVADTPGFSSLNLDLIDEVELKEYFVEFHEYDHECKFGFKCIHENEPGCKVKQAVLDKEIPNQRYESYLQLLKEIRSDKKRRY, encoded by the coding sequence ATGGAAACAGGAAGAATTATAAAAGGTCTATCGAGTTTTTATTATGTTAAAAACTACGAAGATAATGAAGTATATGAATGTAGAGCGAGAGGTATATTTAGAAAAGATAGCATAAGCCCAGTCATAGGAGATGTGGTAGAAATGACAGTAGTAGACCCTGTGACAAAGAAAGGCATGATTGAAAGTGTAAAAGAGAGGTCGAGCTATTTGTTCAGACCTCCTATTGCCAATGTAACGAAGGCTCTATTGATTTTTGCTGTAAAAAGCCCTGAGCCAAATCTTTCACTAATAGACAGATTCATAGTACTTGCAGAAAGAGAAAGACTTGATATTACTATTTGCTTTAATAAAGTAGATTTAGATACCGAAGGAAAATATGAGGATTATGTAAAAATCTATGAAAGAGCAGGTTATAAGGTCATTTCTGCAAGTGTAAAGCATGATTTAGATTTTCAAAAGATAAAAGATGAGTTTAAAGATAATATAACAGTAATAGCTGGCCCTTCAGGTGTAGGTAAATCGAGTCTCTTAAATAAAATCGATCCAAAGCTAAACTTAAAAACATCTCAGATAAGTGAGAAACTCCAAAGGGGTAGACATACGACAAGGTATGCTCAGCTCATTGAACTAGAGGAGAATGCACTAGTTGCTGACACTCCAGGGTTTAGCTCATTGAACTTGGACTTGATTGACGAGGTTGAGCTAAAAGAATATTTTGTAGAATTTCATGAATATGACCATGAGTGTAAATTTGGATTTAAATGTATACATGAAAATGAGCCAGGATGCAAGGTAAAGCAAGCTGTTTTAGATAAAGAAATACCAAACCAGCGATATGAAAGCTACTTGCAGCTATTAAAGGAAATTAGAAGTGATAAAAAACGGAGGTATTAA
- a CDS encoding thiamine diphosphokinase, whose protein sequence is MKKCCIFVNGNMKTSEFYKATASSHELLISADGASNRLFELGIVPDYIVGDLDSIKSEVEEYYKTQKTVFIKFPAKKDKTDTELAIDLAKDMGYSNITMLGFLGERLDHMLGNIFMLYYAQQLGLKLELVDENNKAWLITKGKTNILNEKGRTISFITLGDNAYGITLKGFAYPLDNYNLELGSTRCISNIVSEDEAEIELEIGKLIAILTNPEL, encoded by the coding sequence ATGAAAAAATGCTGTATATTTGTAAATGGAAATATGAAAACTTCTGAGTTTTATAAAGCAACAGCTTCTTCGCATGAGCTTTTGATATCAGCTGATGGAGCTTCAAACAGACTCTTTGAATTGGGAATTGTACCAGACTATATTGTAGGGGATTTAGATTCAATTAAGAGTGAAGTTGAAGAGTATTATAAAACTCAAAAAACAGTGTTTATTAAATTTCCAGCGAAAAAAGATAAAACAGATACAGAGCTTGCAATAGATTTAGCAAAAGACATGGGCTATTCAAATATTACTATGCTGGGTTTTCTAGGTGAGAGATTAGACCACATGTTAGGTAATATTTTTATGCTATATTATGCTCAGCAACTAGGGCTTAAGCTAGAGCTTGTAGATGAAAATAATAAGGCATGGCTCATTACTAAAGGAAAAACTAATATTTTAAATGAGAAGGGTAGAACCATATCCTTTATAACTTTAGGGGACAATGCTTATGGAATTACTCTTAAAGGATTTGCTTATCCACTTGATAATTATAATTTAGAGCTAGGCTCTACTAGATGCATATCGAACATAGTATCTGAGGATGAAGCTGAAATAGAGCTAGAGATAGGGAAGCTTATTGCTATCTTAACTAACCCAGAATTATAA
- a CDS encoding zinc metallopeptidase gives MYYPYFDSTMIVLIPAIILAMYAQSKVKSTYEKYVRIASQKGYTGAEAARAILDRNGLTDVRIEHIRGTLSDHYDPRTRVLRLSDMVYRGNSISSSAIAAHEVGHAIQHARDYAPLRFRNAIVPVVNFASNLSWLFILAGLFLSFTGLIDIGIILFTGSVVFQIVTLPVEFNASSRALDELESVGVLTREEIPHSKKVLDAAALTYVAATATAVAQLVRLLLLRERSRD, from the coding sequence ATGTATTATCCTTATTTTGACAGTACTATGATTGTACTGATTCCAGCTATAATATTAGCTATGTATGCACAAAGCAAAGTTAAATCAACATACGAAAAATATGTTAGGATAGCAAGTCAAAAAGGCTACACTGGAGCAGAAGCGGCTAGAGCCATTTTAGATAGAAATGGTCTTACTGATGTAAGAATTGAGCATATAAGAGGAACCTTATCAGATCACTATGATCCAAGAACTAGGGTATTAAGACTTTCTGATATGGTTTACAGAGGTAATTCTATTTCTTCATCTGCTATAGCAGCTCATGAGGTAGGTCATGCTATCCAGCATGCAAGAGATTATGCTCCACTTCGTTTTAGAAATGCAATAGTGCCTGTTGTAAACTTTGCATCGAATCTTTCTTGGTTGTTTATTTTGGCAGGTTTATTCTTGTCATTTACTGGATTGATTGATATAGGGATTATACTATTTACAGGTTCAGTAGTATTTCAAATTGTAACTTTACCAGTTGAGTTTAATGCAAGCAGCAGAGCACTAGATGAATTAGAGTCTGTTGGAGTACTAACTAGAGAAGAGATTCCTCATAGTAAAAAGGTTTTAGATGCAGCAGCTCTTACCTATGTGGCAGCTACAGCTACAGCAGTAGCTCAGCTTGTTAGATTACTATTATTAAGAGAGCGTTCTAGGGACTAG
- the rpmB gene encoding 50S ribosomal protein L28, which yields MARVCEVCGKGKVSGNNVSHSNRHTKRTWSPNLRNVKAVVEGTPKTIKVCTRCLRSGKVQRAV from the coding sequence ATGGCAAGAGTTTGCGAGGTATGCGGAAAAGGCAAAGTAAGCGGCAATAATGTCAGCCATTCAAATCGTCATACAAAAAGAACTTGGTCTCCAAATCTGCGTAACGTTAAGGCAGTAGTTGAGGGAACTCCAAAGACAATAAAAGTATGTACAAGATGCTTACGTTCTGGAAAAGTACAAAGAGCTGTATAA
- the pknB gene encoding Stk1 family PASTA domain-containing Ser/Thr kinase, translating to MKDGETVNNKVLGNRYQLMEKIGEGGMANVYTARCQILNRIVAVKILKDEFSTDEEFVNKFKNEAQAAASLNHPNIINVYDVGQDNGISYIVMEYVDGINLKELIKKEGALEEQRAINIVKQIALALSEAHSKKIIHRDIKPHNIMITKDNMVKVGDFGIAKAVNSSTITSVGAVMGSVHYFSPEQARGGYMDERSDIYSLGIVLYELLTGKLPFSGETPVNVALKHIHSKVELGEEDFANVSQDAQNLILKMTQRNVDRRYKNVEQLVADISSLEQKKPINNFIEREEDFETKRILFGHQELDFSDDYDEDYDDEEIDMKPNKKSKIADRKPKRKHSKTMSIFAIIAALVASLVFLATVFIFSGGELLPSNVFGIFSSNKIDTPSLLGKTLEEAEEEATKLGLKVEMISEEPNSKYAEGTISKQEPTEGVKVNEGETIKVVISKALAETVSVPSVEGMKLTEALELLESKNLQEAVEYEFTDQEEDIILSQSPAAGESVEERSIIKLKVSRGPEEILEMVPSLVGKSLEDAKANIGNFKVGELSYNEDKSKKDGVVLSQIPKADTEAKKGSEINLVINRLEKEEQPQTIKTSMAIMLPEKETVALQIKDLSTGAVVYNQTIRPADLNGILIVDIIGKNGETKDYEIYIDGQYYTTQQVAF from the coding sequence GTGAAAGATGGTGAAACAGTGAATAATAAAGTTTTAGGAAATAGATATCAGCTGATGGAAAAAATAGGAGAAGGCGGGATGGCAAATGTTTATACCGCTAGATGCCAGATACTTAATCGCATAGTTGCAGTAAAAATTTTAAAGGATGAGTTTTCAACCGATGAAGAATTTGTAAACAAATTCAAAAATGAAGCTCAGGCGGCAGCTAGCCTTAATCATCCGAATATTATAAATGTATATGATGTAGGTCAGGACAATGGCATATCTTACATAGTAATGGAGTATGTAGATGGAATAAATTTAAAAGAGCTCATTAAAAAAGAAGGAGCTTTAGAAGAGCAAAGAGCTATTAATATCGTAAAGCAGATAGCCTTAGCCTTATCAGAAGCCCATAGTAAAAAAATTATCCACAGAGATATCAAGCCACACAATATTATGATAACTAAAGACAATATGGTTAAAGTAGGAGATTTTGGAATTGCAAAGGCTGTAAATAGCTCTACAATTACTAGCGTAGGGGCAGTTATGGGCTCAGTTCATTATTTTTCTCCAGAGCAGGCAAGAGGGGGATATATGGATGAGAGAAGTGATATATATTCACTTGGAATAGTCCTATATGAGCTTCTTACAGGAAAGCTTCCATTTAGCGGAGAAACACCTGTAAATGTTGCTTTAAAGCATATTCACAGTAAGGTAGAGCTAGGTGAAGAGGATTTTGCAAACGTATCACAGGATGCTCAGAATCTTATTTTGAAAATGACTCAACGTAATGTAGATAGAAGATACAAGAATGTCGAGCAGCTAGTTGCAGATATTTCTAGCTTAGAGCAAAAGAAGCCTATAAATAATTTTATTGAAAGAGAAGAGGATTTTGAAACTAAAAGAATACTTTTTGGGCATCAAGAGCTTGACTTTTCCGATGATTATGATGAAGACTATGATGACGAGGAAATTGACATGAAACCAAATAAAAAATCAAAAATAGCGGATAGAAAGCCTAAACGAAAGCATTCTAAGACTATGTCCATTTTTGCAATAATCGCTGCCTTGGTAGCTTCACTGGTGTTTTTAGCCACTGTATTTATATTTTCAGGAGGAGAGCTTCTACCATCGAATGTCTTTGGCATTTTCTCATCGAATAAGATAGATACACCTTCACTTCTTGGAAAAACTCTTGAAGAAGCTGAAGAGGAGGCTACAAAGCTAGGGCTTAAAGTAGAAATGATATCTGAGGAACCAAATAGCAAATACGCAGAGGGAACTATTTCTAAACAAGAACCAACTGAGGGAGTAAAAGTAAACGAAGGAGAGACCATAAAGGTTGTTATCTCTAAAGCATTAGCAGAAACTGTAAGCGTACCTAGTGTTGAAGGGATGAAGCTTACAGAGGCTCTAGAATTACTTGAGTCAAAAAATCTGCAGGAGGCTGTAGAGTATGAATTTACTGATCAGGAAGAGGATATTATCCTTTCACAATCGCCAGCCGCTGGAGAAAGCGTAGAGGAAAGAAGTATTATTAAGCTGAAAGTTAGCAGAGGACCAGAAGAAATACTTGAAATGGTGCCATCTCTTGTTGGCAAATCCTTAGAGGATGCAAAAGCCAATATAGGCAATTTTAAAGTGGGAGAACTAAGCTATAACGAAGATAAATCTAAAAAGGATGGAGTAGTATTATCTCAAATTCCAAAGGCAGATACTGAAGCAAAAAAAGGCAGTGAAATTAATCTAGTAATAAATAGACTAGAAAAAGAAGAACAGCCTCAAACAATTAAAACTAGCATGGCTATCATGCTTCCTGAAAAAGAAACAGTTGCACTTCAGATAAAGGATTTGTCGACAGGAGCTGTAGTATATAACCAAACAATTAGACCAGCTGATTTAAATGGAATATTAATAGTGGATATAATAGGTAAAAATGGCGAAACTAAAGACTATGAAATATATATAGATGGTCAATATTATACAACACAACAAGTAGCTTTTTAA
- the rlmN gene encoding 23S rRNA (adenine(2503)-C(2))-methyltransferase RlmN produces MKSDALSLTFSELEEEIVKLGEQKFRAKQIYPKLFQGISSFDEIGNISKVLKEKLNEHLYISKVSVYKVLTSELDGTRKYLLQLDDKNIIEAVLMRYKHGLSICISSQVGCLMGCSFCASTIDGLVRNLTAGEMIGQILAVHNDVKERISNVVMMGSGEPLDNFDNLIKFLDIVHQEDSLNIGYRHITISTCGVVPKINELAKLGYPINLAISLHETTHEKRKNIMPVENAYPIDSVIKAAKDYANTTKRRVTFEYALIKGVNDSTEDANRLSKLLKGMLCHVNLIPVNTVEERTYKRPDKAAINAFLSVLKSNHIEATVRREMGKDINGACGQLRRSIVD; encoded by the coding sequence ATGAAATCAGATGCATTATCTCTAACCTTTAGTGAGTTAGAGGAAGAAATTGTTAAGCTTGGAGAACAGAAATTCAGAGCTAAGCAAATTTACCCGAAGCTATTTCAAGGAATTTCATCTTTTGATGAAATAGGAAATATCTCAAAAGTACTCAAGGAAAAGTTAAACGAGCACTTATATATTTCTAAGGTGTCAGTATATAAGGTGCTTACTTCAGAACTTGATGGTACTAGAAAATATTTGCTCCAGCTAGATGATAAAAATATTATAGAAGCAGTGCTAATGAGATATAAGCATGGGCTTTCAATTTGCATATCCTCTCAAGTGGGATGCTTAATGGGATGCAGTTTTTGTGCATCAACTATAGATGGACTAGTTAGAAACCTTACTGCAGGAGAGATGATAGGCCAAATTCTTGCTGTTCATAATGATGTAAAAGAACGTATATCTAATGTTGTAATGATGGGAAGTGGAGAGCCACTTGATAATTTTGATAACCTTATTAAGTTTTTAGATATAGTTCACCAAGAGGATTCTTTAAATATAGGATATAGACATATAACTATATCTACTTGTGGGGTAGTGCCTAAGATTAATGAACTTGCAAAATTAGGATATCCAATAAACTTAGCCATATCACTTCATGAAACCACTCATGAAAAAAGAAAAAACATTATGCCTGTAGAAAATGCCTATCCTATTGATTCGGTTATTAAGGCAGCAAAAGATTATGCAAATACTACAAAAAGGCGAGTTACCTTTGAATATGCACTTATAAAAGGTGTAAATGACTCAACCGAAGATGCAAACAGATTATCGAAGCTACTAAAAGGCATGCTGTGCCATGTAAATTTAATACCAGTAAATACAGTTGAAGAGCGTACATACAAAAGGCCAGACAAAGCTGCAATAAATGCTTTTCTTAGTGTTTTGAAAAGCAATCACATAGAAGCAACTGTCAGAAGAGAGATGGGAAAAGATATAAATGGAGCGTGTGGCCAGCTAAGACGAAGCATTGTTGATTAG
- the rpe gene encoding ribulose-phosphate 3-epimerase, with the protein MIKLAPSILSADFSNLLSDIKVVEDAGCEYLHIDVMDGHFVPNITIGPPVISALKGKIDMVFDVHLMIENPDKYIEAFADAGADLIVVHQEACTHLHRTIQSIKALGKKAGVALNPATPIETIKHIIHDIDMVLIMTVNPGFGGQKFIESMIPKIKELKSLCLRENVNIDIQVDGGITPENVKKVVSAGANIIVAGSAIFGSNDIKQTVKLFRENSVV; encoded by the coding sequence ATGATTAAATTAGCACCATCGATTCTATCAGCAGATTTTTCGAACCTTTTAAGTGACATCAAGGTTGTTGAGGATGCTGGATGCGAATATTTACACATAGATGTAATGGATGGACATTTTGTCCCTAACATTACAATTGGACCACCAGTTATAAGTGCCCTTAAAGGCAAAATTGATATGGTTTTTGATGTGCATCTTATGATTGAAAATCCAGATAAATATATAGAGGCTTTTGCTGATGCTGGGGCTGATCTTATTGTAGTACATCAAGAAGCTTGCACTCATCTTCACAGAACCATACAATCGATTAAAGCATTAGGGAAAAAAGCAGGTGTTGCACTTAATCCTGCTACGCCTATTGAAACTATAAAGCATATAATTCATGACATAGACATGGTTCTTATTATGACAGTAAATCCTGGTTTTGGGGGACAAAAATTCATTGAATCTATGATACCTAAAATAAAAGAGCTTAAATCACTATGTCTTAGAGAAAACGTGAATATAGATATCCAGGTTGATGGAGGAATTACTCCTGAAAATGTAAAGAAAGTAGTAAGTGCAGGAGCAAATATAATAGTTGCTGGATCTGCTATATTTGGCAGCAATGACATAAAGCAAACTGTTAAATTGTTTAGAGAAAATTCAGTGGTATAG
- the def gene encoding peptide deformylase: MAIRIIRTDGDEVLRKKSRAVDKINDKILELVEDMIDTMYEADGVGLAAPQVGVLKRVVVIDVGDGPIVMINPEILESSGEQTDDEGCLSLPGKFGCVTRPYYVKAKAYDTDMKEFVVEAEELFARAICHEIDHLDGILFKDKVEGSLNESE; encoded by the coding sequence ATGGCAATTAGAATTATTAGAACTGATGGAGACGAGGTACTAAGAAAAAAATCTCGCGCTGTTGATAAAATCAACGATAAGATTTTAGAGCTAGTAGAAGACATGATAGATACTATGTATGAAGCTGATGGGGTAGGACTTGCAGCTCCACAGGTGGGTGTGCTTAAAAGAGTAGTGGTTATAGATGTAGGAGATGGTCCTATAGTGATGATAAATCCAGAAATTCTAGAGTCTAGTGGTGAACAAACAGATGATGAAGGTTGTCTTAGCCTACCAGGAAAATTCGGCTGTGTTACTCGTCCGTATTATGTAAAAGCCAAGGCTTATGATACTGATATGAAGGAATTTGTGGTTGAAGCTGAGGAGCTTTTTGCAAGAGCTATTTGTCATGAAATTGATCACCTAGACGGAATTTTGTTTAAGGACAAGGTAGAAGGAAGTTTAAACGAAAGTGAGTAG
- the rsmB gene encoding 16S rRNA (cytosine(967)-C(5))-methyltransferase RsmB, whose product MSNNARKIAYDIIYDVKYNKAYSNISINKAFNKNTIDNREKGFVTELVYGTLSRLIYLDYQIEQFLDMRASKLSKQAKTVLEMGFYQLEFMDSVSDFASVDESVKLIKKVDNRSAGIINAVMRKRVKEGKAEYTDKISDKAKSLSIEFSISEYIARRFLKIYKEEFTRQLLSSMLEKPSLFIRLNKLRSTEAELFENLEQQDIYSKKNDIIDSAYEISGMKNIGSNPLFVKGGFVIQDLSSMLAVKALNPLPGDTVLDICSAPGGKSFYIADLMENKGQLDSMDISEHKIQMLKKRAVELGIDIINTRVMDATVFNEEMTNRYDKILVDAPCSGFGIIRRKPEIRYKSYEDVNQLPEIQYQILSNASKYLKDTGSLVYSTCTLEKKENIEIVDKFLENNKEFYLEEEPKELYPHIHNTDGFFIAKFKKDINKSV is encoded by the coding sequence ATGAGCAATAATGCCAGAAAAATAGCATATGATATAATATACGATGTGAAGTATAACAAAGCTTATTCTAATATTTCAATCAACAAAGCCTTTAATAAAAATACTATCGATAACAGAGAAAAGGGATTTGTTACTGAGCTTGTTTATGGAACTTTGAGTAGGTTGATTTATTTGGATTATCAGATTGAGCAGTTTCTTGATATGAGAGCAAGTAAGCTATCCAAACAAGCCAAAACAGTTTTAGAAATGGGTTTTTATCAGCTTGAATTTATGGACAGTGTTTCTGATTTTGCATCAGTAGATGAAAGTGTAAAGCTTATAAAAAAAGTGGATAATAGAAGTGCAGGGATTATCAATGCAGTAATGAGAAAGAGAGTAAAGGAAGGAAAGGCCGAATACACAGACAAGATTTCAGATAAAGCAAAATCTCTATCTATAGAATTTTCAATTTCTGAGTATATAGCTAGAAGATTTTTGAAAATCTACAAAGAAGAATTTACTAGGCAATTATTAAGTAGCATGCTAGAAAAACCAAGTTTGTTTATTAGACTTAATAAATTAAGAAGCACAGAAGCTGAGCTATTTGAAAATCTTGAACAGCAAGATATATATTCAAAGAAAAATGATATAATAGATAGCGCGTATGAAATTAGTGGAATGAAAAATATTGGCTCAAATCCATTGTTTGTAAAGGGAGGCTTTGTTATTCAGGACTTATCCTCAATGCTTGCTGTAAAAGCCTTAAATCCTTTACCAGGAGATACTGTTTTAGATATCTGCAGTGCACCAGGAGGAAAGTCATTCTATATTGCGGACCTAATGGAAAATAAAGGTCAGCTTGACTCTATGGATATATCTGAGCATAAAATTCAAATGCTTAAAAAAAGAGCAGTTGAGCTTGGGATTGACATTATAAATACTAGAGTTATGGACGCTACTGTTTTTAATGAAGAGATGACTAATAGATATGATAAAATTTTAGTAGATGCACCATGCTCCGGCTTTGGTATAATAAGAAGAAAGCCAGAAATCAGATATAAGTCTTATGAAGATGTAAACCAGCTACCAGAAATTCAATATCAGATTTTATCAAATGCTTCAAAATATCTTAAGGATACAGGAAGCCTTGTTTACAGCACCTGTACGCTTGAGAAGAAAGAAAATATAGAAATAGTGGATAAATTTTTAGAAAATAATAAAGAGTTTTATTTAGAAGAAGAGCCAAAGGAGCTTTACCCACATATTCACAATACAGATGGATTTTTTATAGCAAAATTCAAAAAAGATATTAATAAATCAGTATAA
- a CDS encoding DUF116 domain-containing protein, with the protein MSKFLKKAYPLLEGTVDLLGIDKNQLRKKMIDMSNKKTRSKQFHLKPNEILVLLPHCLQLQSCDIRITTNIYNCKRCKKCDIAEIVAVCEKYGVNVVVATGGTLARRAIVDIRPKGIIAVACERDLTSGIVDVGEMDVIGILNDRPNGPCIDTKVDIKKLEEAILFYLGGD; encoded by the coding sequence ATGAGTAAGTTTTTGAAAAAAGCTTATCCTCTTTTAGAAGGAACTGTTGATTTGCTAGGTATAGATAAAAATCAGCTAAGAAAAAAAATGATAGATATGAGCAATAAAAAAACAAGAAGTAAGCAATTTCATTTAAAGCCAAATGAAATTCTAGTGCTGTTACCTCATTGCCTTCAGCTTCAAAGCTGTGACATAAGAATCACAACAAACATATACAACTGCAAAAGATGTAAAAAATGTGATATAGCTGAGATTGTTGCTGTTTGTGAAAAATACGGTGTAAATGTGGTAGTAGCTACAGGTGGAACCCTTGCAAGGCGAGCAATAGTGGATATAAGACCAAAGGGAATAATAGCAGTAGCCTGTGAAAGAGATTTGACTAGTGGAATAGTCGACGTCGGAGAAATGGATGTAATAGGCATTTTGAATGATAGACCAAACGGTCCTTGTATAGATACAAAGGTAGATATAAAAAAACTTGAAGAAGCAATATTGTTTTATTTAGGAGGAGATTAG